One window from the genome of Rhinolophus ferrumequinum isolate MPI-CBG mRhiFer1 chromosome 10, mRhiFer1_v1.p, whole genome shotgun sequence encodes:
- the PCBP2 gene encoding poly(rC)-binding protein 2 isoform X22, with protein MDTGVIEGGLNVTLTIRLLMHGKEVGSIIGKKGESVKKMREESGARINISEGNCPERIITLAGPTNAIFKAFAMIIDKLEEDISSSMTNSTAASRPPVTLRLVVPASQCGSLIGKGGCKIKEIRESTGAQVQVAGDMLPNSTERAITIAGIPQSIIECVKQICVVMLESPPKGVTIPYRPKPSSSPVIFAGGQAYTIQGQYAIPQPDLTKLHQLAMQQSHFPMTHGNTGFSGIESSSPEVKGYWAGLDASAQTTSHELTIPNDLIGCIIGRQGAKINEIRQMSGAQIKIANPVEGSTDRQVTITGSAASISLAQYLINVRLSSETGGMGSS; from the exons ATGGACACCGGTGTGATTGAAGGTGGATTAAACGTCACTCTCACCATCCGGCTACTTATGCATGGAAAG GAAGTTGGCAGTATCATCGGAAAG AAAGGAGAATCAGTTAAGAAGATGCGCGAGGAG AGTGGTGCACGTATCAACATCTCAGAAGGGAATTGTCCTGAGAGAATTATCACTTTGGCTGGACCCACTAATGCCATCTTCAAAGCCTTTGCTATGATCATTGACAAACTGGAAGAG GACATCAGCAGCTCTATGACCAATAGCACAGCTGCCAGTAGACCCCCAGTCACTCTAAGGCTGGTGGTCCCTGCTAGTCAGTGTGGCTCTCTCATTGGGAAAGGTGGTTGCAAGATCAAGGAAATAAGAGAG AGTACAGGGGCTCAGGTCCAGGTGGCAGGGGATATGCTCCCCAACTCAACTGAGCGGGCCATCACTATTGCTGGCATTCCGCAATCCATCATTGAGTGTGTGAAACAGATCTGCGTGGTCATGTTGGAG TCCCCTCCGAAGGGCGTGACCATCCCGTACCGGCCCAAGCCGTCCAGTTCTCCGGTCATCTTTGCAGGTGGTCAG GCCTATACCATTCAAGGACAGTATGCCATTCCACAGCCAGAT TTGACCAAGCTGCACCAGTTGGCAATGCAACAGTCTCATTTTCCCATGACGCATGGCAACACCGGATTCAGTG GCATTGAATCCAGCTCTCCAGAGGTGAAAGGCTATTGGg CAGGTTTGGATGCATCTGCTCAGACTACTTCTCATGAACTCACCATTCCAAATGAT TTGATTGGCTGCATAATCGGGCGTCAGGGCGCCAAAATCAATGAGATCCGTCAGATGTCTGGGGCGCAGATCAAAATTGCGAACCCAGTGGAAGGCTCTACTGACAGGCAGGTTACCATCACTGGATCTGCTGCCAGCATCAGCCTGGCTCAGTACCTAATCAATGTCAG
- the PCBP2 gene encoding poly(rC)-binding protein 2 isoform X24 — MDTGVIEGGLNVTLTIRLLMHGKEVGSIIGKKGESVKKMREESGARINISEGNCPERIITLAGPTNAIFKAFAMIIDKLEEDISSSMTNSTAASRPPVTLRLVVPASQCGSLIGKGGCKIKEIRESTGAQVQVAGDMLPNSTERAITIAGIPQSIIECVKQICVVMLESPPKGVTIPYRPKPSSSPVIFAGGQAYTIQGQYAIPQPDLTKLHQLAMQQSHFPMTHGNTGFSAGLDASAQTTSHELTIPNDLIGCIIGRQGAKINEIRQMSGAQIKIANPVEGSTDRQVTITGSAASISLAQYLINVRLSSETGGMGSS, encoded by the exons ATGGACACCGGTGTGATTGAAGGTGGATTAAACGTCACTCTCACCATCCGGCTACTTATGCATGGAAAG GAAGTTGGCAGTATCATCGGAAAG AAAGGAGAATCAGTTAAGAAGATGCGCGAGGAG AGTGGTGCACGTATCAACATCTCAGAAGGGAATTGTCCTGAGAGAATTATCACTTTGGCTGGACCCACTAATGCCATCTTCAAAGCCTTTGCTATGATCATTGACAAACTGGAAGAG GACATCAGCAGCTCTATGACCAATAGCACAGCTGCCAGTAGACCCCCAGTCACTCTAAGGCTGGTGGTCCCTGCTAGTCAGTGTGGCTCTCTCATTGGGAAAGGTGGTTGCAAGATCAAGGAAATAAGAGAG AGTACAGGGGCTCAGGTCCAGGTGGCAGGGGATATGCTCCCCAACTCAACTGAGCGGGCCATCACTATTGCTGGCATTCCGCAATCCATCATTGAGTGTGTGAAACAGATCTGCGTGGTCATGTTGGAG TCCCCTCCGAAGGGCGTGACCATCCCGTACCGGCCCAAGCCGTCCAGTTCTCCGGTCATCTTTGCAGGTGGTCAG GCCTATACCATTCAAGGACAGTATGCCATTCCACAGCCAGAT TTGACCAAGCTGCACCAGTTGGCAATGCAACAGTCTCATTTTCCCATGACGCATGGCAACACCGGATTCAGTG CAGGTTTGGATGCATCTGCTCAGACTACTTCTCATGAACTCACCATTCCAAATGAT TTGATTGGCTGCATAATCGGGCGTCAGGGCGCCAAAATCAATGAGATCCGTCAGATGTCTGGGGCGCAGATCAAAATTGCGAACCCAGTGGAAGGCTCTACTGACAGGCAGGTTACCATCACTGGATCTGCTGCCAGCATCAGCCTGGCTCAGTACCTAATCAATGTCAG
- the PCBP2 gene encoding poly(rC)-binding protein 2 isoform X15 — protein sequence MDTGVIEGGLNVTLTIRLLMHGKEVGSIIGKKGESVKKMREESGARINISEGNCPERIITLAGPTNAIFKAFAMIIDKLEEDISSSMTNSTAASRPPVTLRLVVPASQCGSLIGKGGCKIKEIRESTGAQVQVAGDMLPNSTERAITIAGIPQSIIECVKQICVVMLETLSQSPPKGVTIPYRPKPSSSPVIFAGGQDRYSTGSDSASFPHTTPSMCLNPDLEGPPLEAYTIQGQYAIPQPDLTKLHQLAMQQSHFPMTHGNTGFSGIESSSPEVKGYWAGLDASAQTTSHELTIPNDLIGCIIGRQGAKINEIRQMSGAQIKIANPVEGSTDRQVTITGSAASISLAQYLINVRLSSETGGMGSS from the exons ATGGACACCGGTGTGATTGAAGGTGGATTAAACGTCACTCTCACCATCCGGCTACTTATGCATGGAAAG GAAGTTGGCAGTATCATCGGAAAG AAAGGAGAATCAGTTAAGAAGATGCGCGAGGAG AGTGGTGCACGTATCAACATCTCAGAAGGGAATTGTCCTGAGAGAATTATCACTTTGGCTGGACCCACTAATGCCATCTTCAAAGCCTTTGCTATGATCATTGACAAACTGGAAGAG GACATCAGCAGCTCTATGACCAATAGCACAGCTGCCAGTAGACCCCCAGTCACTCTAAGGCTGGTGGTCCCTGCTAGTCAGTGTGGCTCTCTCATTGGGAAAGGTGGTTGCAAGATCAAGGAAATAAGAGAG AGTACAGGGGCTCAGGTCCAGGTGGCAGGGGATATGCTCCCCAACTCAACTGAGCGGGCCATCACTATTGCTGGCATTCCGCAATCCATCATTGAGTGTGTGAAACAGATCTGCGTGGTCATGTTGGAG actCTCTCCCAGTCCCCTCCGAAGGGCGTGACCATCCCGTACCGGCCCAAGCCGTCCAGTTCTCCGGTCATCTTTGCAGGTGGTCAG gacaggtacagcacaggcagcgacAGTGCGAGCTTTCCCCACACCACCCCGTCCATGTGCCTCAACCCTGACCTGGAGGGACCACCTCTAGAG GCCTATACCATTCAAGGACAGTATGCCATTCCACAGCCAGAT TTGACCAAGCTGCACCAGTTGGCAATGCAACAGTCTCATTTTCCCATGACGCATGGCAACACCGGATTCAGTG GCATTGAATCCAGCTCTCCAGAGGTGAAAGGCTATTGGg CAGGTTTGGATGCATCTGCTCAGACTACTTCTCATGAACTCACCATTCCAAATGAT TTGATTGGCTGCATAATCGGGCGTCAGGGCGCCAAAATCAATGAGATCCGTCAGATGTCTGGGGCGCAGATCAAAATTGCGAACCCAGTGGAAGGCTCTACTGACAGGCAGGTTACCATCACTGGATCTGCTGCCAGCATCAGCCTGGCTCAGTACCTAATCAATGTCAG
- the PCBP2 gene encoding poly(rC)-binding protein 2 isoform X3, with amino-acid sequence MDTGVIEGGLNVTLTIRLLMHGKEVGSIIGKKGESVKKMREESGARINISEGNCPERIITLAGPTNAIFKAFAMIIDKLEEDISSSMTNSTAASRPPVTLRLVVPASQCGSLIGKGGCKIKEIRESTGAQVQVAGDMLPNSTERAITIAGIPQSIIECVKQICVVMLESPPKGVTIPYRPKPSSSPVIFAGGQDRYSTGSDSASFPHTTPSMCLNPDLEGPPLEAYTIQGQYAIPQPDLTKLHQLAMQQSHFPMTHGNTGFSGIESSSPEVKGYWAGLDASAQTTSHELTIPNDLIGCIIGRQGAKINEIRQMSGAQIKIANPVEGSTDRQVTITGSAASISLAQYLINVSLENAKPSSQAASVTTPDHLSINLSQPSTPSSSSSSSTTTPSLVTAGASDAPSSLPNPLPTAPCVSSLLGMKPIPLLALNVVSAAKGTGASATTATSTSAVPCGTNKLKGEKQRFSPY; translated from the exons ATGGACACCGGTGTGATTGAAGGTGGATTAAACGTCACTCTCACCATCCGGCTACTTATGCATGGAAAG GAAGTTGGCAGTATCATCGGAAAG AAAGGAGAATCAGTTAAGAAGATGCGCGAGGAG AGTGGTGCACGTATCAACATCTCAGAAGGGAATTGTCCTGAGAGAATTATCACTTTGGCTGGACCCACTAATGCCATCTTCAAAGCCTTTGCTATGATCATTGACAAACTGGAAGAG GACATCAGCAGCTCTATGACCAATAGCACAGCTGCCAGTAGACCCCCAGTCACTCTAAGGCTGGTGGTCCCTGCTAGTCAGTGTGGCTCTCTCATTGGGAAAGGTGGTTGCAAGATCAAGGAAATAAGAGAG AGTACAGGGGCTCAGGTCCAGGTGGCAGGGGATATGCTCCCCAACTCAACTGAGCGGGCCATCACTATTGCTGGCATTCCGCAATCCATCATTGAGTGTGTGAAACAGATCTGCGTGGTCATGTTGGAG TCCCCTCCGAAGGGCGTGACCATCCCGTACCGGCCCAAGCCGTCCAGTTCTCCGGTCATCTTTGCAGGTGGTCAG gacaggtacagcacaggcagcgacAGTGCGAGCTTTCCCCACACCACCCCGTCCATGTGCCTCAACCCTGACCTGGAGGGACCACCTCTAGAG GCCTATACCATTCAAGGACAGTATGCCATTCCACAGCCAGAT TTGACCAAGCTGCACCAGTTGGCAATGCAACAGTCTCATTTTCCCATGACGCATGGCAACACCGGATTCAGTG GCATTGAATCCAGCTCTCCAGAGGTGAAAGGCTATTGGg CAGGTTTGGATGCATCTGCTCAGACTACTTCTCATGAACTCACCATTCCAAATGAT TTGATTGGCTGCATAATCGGGCGTCAGGGCGCCAAAATCAATGAGATCCGTCAGATGTCTGGGGCGCAGATCAAAATTGCGAACCCAGTGGAAGGCTCTACTGACAGGCAGGTTACCATCACTGGATCTGCTGCCAGCATCAGCCTGGCTCAGTACCTAATCAATGTCAG TTTAGAAAACGCTAAACCCTCCTCCCAGGCAGCCTCGGTCACGACCCCCGATCACCTCAGCATCAACCTCTCTCAACCCTCcaccccttcttcttcttcttcctcctccaccaccaccccctcgCTCGTCACAGCGGGGGCCTCCGACGCACCCTCCAGCCTCCCCAACCCTCTTCCGACCGCCCCTTGTGTCTCCAGTCTGCTTGGCATGAAACCCATCCCTCTCCTGGCTCTAAATGTTGTGTCTGCTGCTAAGGGTACCGGGGCTTCAGCCACCACCGCCACCAGCACCTCTGCCGTGCCGTGTGGAACTAACAAACTGAAAGGCGAGAAACAGAGATTCTCCCCCTACTGA
- the PCBP2 gene encoding poly(rC)-binding protein 2 isoform X10 — translation MDTGVIEGGLNVTLTIRLLMHGKEVGSIIGKKGESVKKMREESGARINISEGNCPERIITLAGPTNAIFKAFAMIIDKLEEDISSSMTNSTAASRPPVTLRLVVPASQCGSLIGKGGCKIKEIRESTGAQVQVAGDMLPNSTERAITIAGIPQSIIECVKQICVVMLETLSQSPPKGVTIPYRPKPSSSPVIFAGGQAYTIQGQYAIPQPDLTKLHQLAMQQSHFPMTHGNTGFSGLDASAQTTSHELTIPNDLIGCIIGRQGAKINEIRQMSGAQIKIANPVEGSTDRQVTITGSAASISLAQYLINVSLENAKPSSQAASVTTPDHLSINLSQPSTPSSSSSSSTTTPSLVTAGASDAPSSLPNPLPTAPCVSSLLGMKPIPLLALNVVSAAKGTGASATTATSTSAVPCGTNKLKGEKQRFSPY, via the exons ATGGACACCGGTGTGATTGAAGGTGGATTAAACGTCACTCTCACCATCCGGCTACTTATGCATGGAAAG GAAGTTGGCAGTATCATCGGAAAG AAAGGAGAATCAGTTAAGAAGATGCGCGAGGAG AGTGGTGCACGTATCAACATCTCAGAAGGGAATTGTCCTGAGAGAATTATCACTTTGGCTGGACCCACTAATGCCATCTTCAAAGCCTTTGCTATGATCATTGACAAACTGGAAGAG GACATCAGCAGCTCTATGACCAATAGCACAGCTGCCAGTAGACCCCCAGTCACTCTAAGGCTGGTGGTCCCTGCTAGTCAGTGTGGCTCTCTCATTGGGAAAGGTGGTTGCAAGATCAAGGAAATAAGAGAG AGTACAGGGGCTCAGGTCCAGGTGGCAGGGGATATGCTCCCCAACTCAACTGAGCGGGCCATCACTATTGCTGGCATTCCGCAATCCATCATTGAGTGTGTGAAACAGATCTGCGTGGTCATGTTGGAG actCTCTCCCAGTCCCCTCCGAAGGGCGTGACCATCCCGTACCGGCCCAAGCCGTCCAGTTCTCCGGTCATCTTTGCAGGTGGTCAG GCCTATACCATTCAAGGACAGTATGCCATTCCACAGCCAGAT TTGACCAAGCTGCACCAGTTGGCAATGCAACAGTCTCATTTTCCCATGACGCATGGCAACACCGGATTCAGTG GTTTGGATGCATCTGCTCAGACTACTTCTCATGAACTCACCATTCCAAATGAT TTGATTGGCTGCATAATCGGGCGTCAGGGCGCCAAAATCAATGAGATCCGTCAGATGTCTGGGGCGCAGATCAAAATTGCGAACCCAGTGGAAGGCTCTACTGACAGGCAGGTTACCATCACTGGATCTGCTGCCAGCATCAGCCTGGCTCAGTACCTAATCAATGTCAG TTTAGAAAACGCTAAACCCTCCTCCCAGGCAGCCTCGGTCACGACCCCCGATCACCTCAGCATCAACCTCTCTCAACCCTCcaccccttcttcttcttcttcctcctccaccaccaccccctcgCTCGTCACAGCGGGGGCCTCCGACGCACCCTCCAGCCTCCCCAACCCTCTTCCGACCGCCCCTTGTGTCTCCAGTCTGCTTGGCATGAAACCCATCCCTCTCCTGGCTCTAAATGTTGTGTCTGCTGCTAAGGGTACCGGGGCTTCAGCCACCACCGCCACCAGCACCTCTGCCGTGCCGTGTGGAACTAACAAACTGAAAGGCGAGAAACAGAGATTCTCCCCCTACTGA
- the PCBP2 gene encoding poly(rC)-binding protein 2 isoform X11 → MDTGVIEGGLNVTLTIRLLMHGKEVGSIIGKKGESVKKMREESGARINISEGNCPERIITLAGPTNAIFKAFAMIIDKLEEDISSSMTNSTAASRPPVTLRLVVPASQCGSLIGKGGCKIKEIRESTGAQVQVAGDMLPNSTERAITIAGIPQSIIECVKQICVVMLETLSQSPPKGVTIPYRPKPSSSPVIFAGGQLTKLHQLAMQQSHFPMTHGNTGFSGIESSSPEVKGYWGLDASAQTTSHELTIPNDLIGCIIGRQGAKINEIRQMSGAQIKIANPVEGSTDRQVTITGSAASISLAQYLINVSLENAKPSSQAASVTTPDHLSINLSQPSTPSSSSSSSTTTPSLVTAGASDAPSSLPNPLPTAPCVSSLLGMKPIPLLALNVVSAAKGTGASATTATSTSAVPCGTNKLKGEKQRFSPY, encoded by the exons ATGGACACCGGTGTGATTGAAGGTGGATTAAACGTCACTCTCACCATCCGGCTACTTATGCATGGAAAG GAAGTTGGCAGTATCATCGGAAAG AAAGGAGAATCAGTTAAGAAGATGCGCGAGGAG AGTGGTGCACGTATCAACATCTCAGAAGGGAATTGTCCTGAGAGAATTATCACTTTGGCTGGACCCACTAATGCCATCTTCAAAGCCTTTGCTATGATCATTGACAAACTGGAAGAG GACATCAGCAGCTCTATGACCAATAGCACAGCTGCCAGTAGACCCCCAGTCACTCTAAGGCTGGTGGTCCCTGCTAGTCAGTGTGGCTCTCTCATTGGGAAAGGTGGTTGCAAGATCAAGGAAATAAGAGAG AGTACAGGGGCTCAGGTCCAGGTGGCAGGGGATATGCTCCCCAACTCAACTGAGCGGGCCATCACTATTGCTGGCATTCCGCAATCCATCATTGAGTGTGTGAAACAGATCTGCGTGGTCATGTTGGAG actCTCTCCCAGTCCCCTCCGAAGGGCGTGACCATCCCGTACCGGCCCAAGCCGTCCAGTTCTCCGGTCATCTTTGCAGGTGGTCAG TTGACCAAGCTGCACCAGTTGGCAATGCAACAGTCTCATTTTCCCATGACGCATGGCAACACCGGATTCAGTG GCATTGAATCCAGCTCTCCAGAGGTGAAAGGCTATTGGg GTTTGGATGCATCTGCTCAGACTACTTCTCATGAACTCACCATTCCAAATGAT TTGATTGGCTGCATAATCGGGCGTCAGGGCGCCAAAATCAATGAGATCCGTCAGATGTCTGGGGCGCAGATCAAAATTGCGAACCCAGTGGAAGGCTCTACTGACAGGCAGGTTACCATCACTGGATCTGCTGCCAGCATCAGCCTGGCTCAGTACCTAATCAATGTCAG TTTAGAAAACGCTAAACCCTCCTCCCAGGCAGCCTCGGTCACGACCCCCGATCACCTCAGCATCAACCTCTCTCAACCCTCcaccccttcttcttcttcttcctcctccaccaccaccccctcgCTCGTCACAGCGGGGGCCTCCGACGCACCCTCCAGCCTCCCCAACCCTCTTCCGACCGCCCCTTGTGTCTCCAGTCTGCTTGGCATGAAACCCATCCCTCTCCTGGCTCTAAATGTTGTGTCTGCTGCTAAGGGTACCGGGGCTTCAGCCACCACCGCCACCAGCACCTCTGCCGTGCCGTGTGGAACTAACAAACTGAAAGGCGAGAAACAGAGATTCTCCCCCTACTGA
- the PCBP2 gene encoding poly(rC)-binding protein 2 isoform X14, protein MDTGVIEGGLNVTLTIRLLMHGKEVGSIIGKKGESVKKMREESGARINISEGNCPERIITLAGPTNAIFKAFAMIIDKLEEDISSSMTNSTAASRPPVTLRLVVPASQCGSLIGKGGCKIKEIRESTGAQVQVAGDMLPNSTERAITIAGIPQSIIECVKQICVVMLETLSQSPPKGVTIPYRPKPSSSPVIFAGGQLTKLHQLAMQQSHFPMTHGNTGFSGLDASAQTTSHELTIPNDLIGCIIGRQGAKINEIRQMSGAQIKIANPVEGSTDRQVTITGSAASISLAQYLINVSLENAKPSSQAASVTTPDHLSINLSQPSTPSSSSSSSTTTPSLVTAGASDAPSSLPNPLPTAPCVSSLLGMKPIPLLALNVVSAAKGTGASATTATSTSAVPCGTNKLKGEKQRFSPY, encoded by the exons ATGGACACCGGTGTGATTGAAGGTGGATTAAACGTCACTCTCACCATCCGGCTACTTATGCATGGAAAG GAAGTTGGCAGTATCATCGGAAAG AAAGGAGAATCAGTTAAGAAGATGCGCGAGGAG AGTGGTGCACGTATCAACATCTCAGAAGGGAATTGTCCTGAGAGAATTATCACTTTGGCTGGACCCACTAATGCCATCTTCAAAGCCTTTGCTATGATCATTGACAAACTGGAAGAG GACATCAGCAGCTCTATGACCAATAGCACAGCTGCCAGTAGACCCCCAGTCACTCTAAGGCTGGTGGTCCCTGCTAGTCAGTGTGGCTCTCTCATTGGGAAAGGTGGTTGCAAGATCAAGGAAATAAGAGAG AGTACAGGGGCTCAGGTCCAGGTGGCAGGGGATATGCTCCCCAACTCAACTGAGCGGGCCATCACTATTGCTGGCATTCCGCAATCCATCATTGAGTGTGTGAAACAGATCTGCGTGGTCATGTTGGAG actCTCTCCCAGTCCCCTCCGAAGGGCGTGACCATCCCGTACCGGCCCAAGCCGTCCAGTTCTCCGGTCATCTTTGCAGGTGGTCAG TTGACCAAGCTGCACCAGTTGGCAATGCAACAGTCTCATTTTCCCATGACGCATGGCAACACCGGATTCAGTG GTTTGGATGCATCTGCTCAGACTACTTCTCATGAACTCACCATTCCAAATGAT TTGATTGGCTGCATAATCGGGCGTCAGGGCGCCAAAATCAATGAGATCCGTCAGATGTCTGGGGCGCAGATCAAAATTGCGAACCCAGTGGAAGGCTCTACTGACAGGCAGGTTACCATCACTGGATCTGCTGCCAGCATCAGCCTGGCTCAGTACCTAATCAATGTCAG TTTAGAAAACGCTAAACCCTCCTCCCAGGCAGCCTCGGTCACGACCCCCGATCACCTCAGCATCAACCTCTCTCAACCCTCcaccccttcttcttcttcttcctcctccaccaccaccccctcgCTCGTCACAGCGGGGGCCTCCGACGCACCCTCCAGCCTCCCCAACCCTCTTCCGACCGCCCCTTGTGTCTCCAGTCTGCTTGGCATGAAACCCATCCCTCTCCTGGCTCTAAATGTTGTGTCTGCTGCTAAGGGTACCGGGGCTTCAGCCACCACCGCCACCAGCACCTCTGCCGTGCCGTGTGGAACTAACAAACTGAAAGGCGAGAAACAGAGATTCTCCCCCTACTGA
- the PCBP2 gene encoding poly(rC)-binding protein 2 isoform X9 produces the protein MDTGVIEGGLNVTLTIRLLMHGKEVGSIIGKKGESVKKMREESGARINISEGNCPERIITLAGPTNAIFKAFAMIIDKLEEDISSSMTNSTAASRPPVTLRLVVPASQCGSLIGKGGCKIKEIRESTGAQVQVAGDMLPNSTERAITIAGIPQSIIECVKQICVVMLETLSQSPPKGVTIPYRPKPSSSPVIFAGGQLTKLHQLAMQQSHFPMTHGNTGFSGIESSSPEVKGYWAGLDASAQTTSHELTIPNDLIGCIIGRQGAKINEIRQMSGAQIKIANPVEGSTDRQVTITGSAASISLAQYLINVSLENAKPSSQAASVTTPDHLSINLSQPSTPSSSSSSSTTTPSLVTAGASDAPSSLPNPLPTAPCVSSLLGMKPIPLLALNVVSAAKGTGASATTATSTSAVPCGTNKLKGEKQRFSPY, from the exons ATGGACACCGGTGTGATTGAAGGTGGATTAAACGTCACTCTCACCATCCGGCTACTTATGCATGGAAAG GAAGTTGGCAGTATCATCGGAAAG AAAGGAGAATCAGTTAAGAAGATGCGCGAGGAG AGTGGTGCACGTATCAACATCTCAGAAGGGAATTGTCCTGAGAGAATTATCACTTTGGCTGGACCCACTAATGCCATCTTCAAAGCCTTTGCTATGATCATTGACAAACTGGAAGAG GACATCAGCAGCTCTATGACCAATAGCACAGCTGCCAGTAGACCCCCAGTCACTCTAAGGCTGGTGGTCCCTGCTAGTCAGTGTGGCTCTCTCATTGGGAAAGGTGGTTGCAAGATCAAGGAAATAAGAGAG AGTACAGGGGCTCAGGTCCAGGTGGCAGGGGATATGCTCCCCAACTCAACTGAGCGGGCCATCACTATTGCTGGCATTCCGCAATCCATCATTGAGTGTGTGAAACAGATCTGCGTGGTCATGTTGGAG actCTCTCCCAGTCCCCTCCGAAGGGCGTGACCATCCCGTACCGGCCCAAGCCGTCCAGTTCTCCGGTCATCTTTGCAGGTGGTCAG TTGACCAAGCTGCACCAGTTGGCAATGCAACAGTCTCATTTTCCCATGACGCATGGCAACACCGGATTCAGTG GCATTGAATCCAGCTCTCCAGAGGTGAAAGGCTATTGGg CAGGTTTGGATGCATCTGCTCAGACTACTTCTCATGAACTCACCATTCCAAATGAT TTGATTGGCTGCATAATCGGGCGTCAGGGCGCCAAAATCAATGAGATCCGTCAGATGTCTGGGGCGCAGATCAAAATTGCGAACCCAGTGGAAGGCTCTACTGACAGGCAGGTTACCATCACTGGATCTGCTGCCAGCATCAGCCTGGCTCAGTACCTAATCAATGTCAG TTTAGAAAACGCTAAACCCTCCTCCCAGGCAGCCTCGGTCACGACCCCCGATCACCTCAGCATCAACCTCTCTCAACCCTCcaccccttcttcttcttcttcctcctccaccaccaccccctcgCTCGTCACAGCGGGGGCCTCCGACGCACCCTCCAGCCTCCCCAACCCTCTTCCGACCGCCCCTTGTGTCTCCAGTCTGCTTGGCATGAAACCCATCCCTCTCCTGGCTCTAAATGTTGTGTCTGCTGCTAAGGGTACCGGGGCTTCAGCCACCACCGCCACCAGCACCTCTGCCGTGCCGTGTGGAACTAACAAACTGAAAGGCGAGAAACAGAGATTCTCCCCCTACTGA
- the PCBP2 gene encoding poly(rC)-binding protein 2 isoform X19 — translation MDTGVIEGGLNVTLTIRLLMHGKEVGSIIGKKGESVKKMREESGARINISEGNCPERIITLAGPTNAIFKAFAMIIDKLEEDISSSMTNSTAASRPPVTLRLVVPASQCGSLIGKGGCKIKEIRESTGAQVQVAGDMLPNSTERAITIAGIPQSIIECVKQICVVMLETLSQSPPKGVTIPYRPKPSSSPVIFAGGQDRYSTGSDSASFPHTTPSMCLNPDLEGPPLEAYTIQGQYAIPQPDLTKLHQLAMQQSHFPMTHGNTGFSAGLDASAQTTSHELTIPNDLIGCIIGRQGAKINEIRQMSGAQIKIANPVEGSTDRQVTITGSAASISLAQYLINVRLSSETGGMGSS, via the exons ATGGACACCGGTGTGATTGAAGGTGGATTAAACGTCACTCTCACCATCCGGCTACTTATGCATGGAAAG GAAGTTGGCAGTATCATCGGAAAG AAAGGAGAATCAGTTAAGAAGATGCGCGAGGAG AGTGGTGCACGTATCAACATCTCAGAAGGGAATTGTCCTGAGAGAATTATCACTTTGGCTGGACCCACTAATGCCATCTTCAAAGCCTTTGCTATGATCATTGACAAACTGGAAGAG GACATCAGCAGCTCTATGACCAATAGCACAGCTGCCAGTAGACCCCCAGTCACTCTAAGGCTGGTGGTCCCTGCTAGTCAGTGTGGCTCTCTCATTGGGAAAGGTGGTTGCAAGATCAAGGAAATAAGAGAG AGTACAGGGGCTCAGGTCCAGGTGGCAGGGGATATGCTCCCCAACTCAACTGAGCGGGCCATCACTATTGCTGGCATTCCGCAATCCATCATTGAGTGTGTGAAACAGATCTGCGTGGTCATGTTGGAG actCTCTCCCAGTCCCCTCCGAAGGGCGTGACCATCCCGTACCGGCCCAAGCCGTCCAGTTCTCCGGTCATCTTTGCAGGTGGTCAG gacaggtacagcacaggcagcgacAGTGCGAGCTTTCCCCACACCACCCCGTCCATGTGCCTCAACCCTGACCTGGAGGGACCACCTCTAGAG GCCTATACCATTCAAGGACAGTATGCCATTCCACAGCCAGAT TTGACCAAGCTGCACCAGTTGGCAATGCAACAGTCTCATTTTCCCATGACGCATGGCAACACCGGATTCAGTG CAGGTTTGGATGCATCTGCTCAGACTACTTCTCATGAACTCACCATTCCAAATGAT TTGATTGGCTGCATAATCGGGCGTCAGGGCGCCAAAATCAATGAGATCCGTCAGATGTCTGGGGCGCAGATCAAAATTGCGAACCCAGTGGAAGGCTCTACTGACAGGCAGGTTACCATCACTGGATCTGCTGCCAGCATCAGCCTGGCTCAGTACCTAATCAATGTCAG